In Cryptomeria japonica chromosome 1, Sugi_1.0, whole genome shotgun sequence, the sequence aaatccgcacttgagcatcggctgGTAGCAAAaaaggttttcaggcgaggacgcagcaagtgtataagatccgggcccgactggcgtcagtagttcctgccgttcatctctattttgtattaagtcgtcggagtcgacttcttttcttgggggggatgatgttgacgggaataatcattatgttatgttggtatattatgtttatgttgtcgtcggtaataatgagttacggcggtcagttagttagccgacgggtaggtagttggagtcgcgatggttgtgtcgcaccccttcagctgtcatatattgtaccatctTCGGGTGTTGGAGGACAGGTAATGTTGACGATGGATATAAtgtgaacatcctttgacattaatggaaagcttattctggtacttcttttatatttgcattgtacattgctgttcaATTTCTGTATTCtccctgtttacccagtgaggtaaacacccTACACCATTCACTCAACAGGATAAAAAAGGCCCAAGTGTTATGCACTCTCCTCCTGTGTTCACAAAACATCAGTGTAAAGCCCATTCCCATCTATACAATAAAATTCGGCCATAGGATTAAAGAATGTAAACTGAGGAAAAACTGTGGTTGAGTATGCAGTCAAATTCAGCCATGGAACATAAAGCTATATATAGAATGTGAACAAGCTACTGAAATTCATATTTCCTTTATAACATACCATACCAAATGAATGTCCTCTGAGACCCATATTCCATCTAGCTACTAACCTTTTGGGGCTCTGTTCATTCACAATATCTGAAGCTATCTCAGAAATGTACTGTTCCCAGTCCATTGGTTGCACAGGTTGGTTATCGGTGAAAGGATACCTGGTTAACAAAACTTTTAAGTTGACTTAAAAGATTCCAATAATTATTGAGAAAACAAAATGATACATGACAAACCAGAATAAAGACAAACAAGTGTAGGAAATGGCTATAATTATCCAAAAATGATAAGGTAGTTGTAAGATTTTGGATAATCATGAAATATCTTCCCAAGAACAAATGCCTTAAAGCTGTTTTCAATAACCTAGTTGCTCAAAGAAATGACATAGATACAAAAAGCAATGAACAAAACTTGGCTATTCCATTTATGAAATAAATTTGCATTTATAGAAAGTGTGACGAGAGGATGACAATTCACTCTCCACAAAGTGCAACTCCAAGGAATGAGATGACACCATACTCTCCAAAAGAGGAAGTGTAACACCAACGGAAGGCAATAATACCACAcaatccaaaaacaacaaacatAACTAAACCTAAGTAAACAAGTTACCTCAGTAAGCTTAACCTAAGGTATAATAAATGCATAACTACACAAAGAAGTAACCAGAAAGGGTATTACTGTTGCACTCTGCAAGTCTCAAAGCAAAGTATTGCTCTTCTTAAGTTTCTCTCAGATTGTATGGCTATACGACCTGCAAATCCTATAGGAAGTTGTAGTCCTTCTTTCTTTGCAATATACTCCAATACTTCAATTATCTgaaccaaaaaacaaaaaatagatcAATCACGTAAAAAATACATGCAAGTAATTAATGAGAATAATCAAATAacgtttaaattttgaaatatacAGGAAAAGATCAGTGAGAAAGTACTGCAATCTTCACTCTTTTCAATTTGCaaatcatgattacaaatataaCTATTGCTGAAGCACAATATATAAACAATCTGTTATTAATAACTTGAATTATAAGCTTCCTCTAAACTTGCCAGCTCTTTTGATGGTGCATTGATGCGAACATTTAAACAACGAGACCTAACCGCTTCAATAACTTTTGATGCACTATTACAACATAAAATTATTCGGCAGACTCCACTATACAGCTCCATTGTCCGTCGAAGAGAGTGTTGAGCTTCTTTAGAAAGCTTGTCAACCTCATTGAGAACCAATACTGCCAGCAAATAAAAATCCTCAATGATCTATGTTCCAGAATCAAAATAATGCTACAATAAATAAAAGAACCTATTAGTTCTGTTTCAATCTTCTTAACTCTGTAAGCTCTACTTCTTACCCTTCATCAAAGAATATTCTCAATCTTGCATTCTATCCAAAAAGaggtcaaagggagagaagaaacaTAGGAAGCAAAATGAAACTGCAAATGTGAATTATAATAAGTTTCTGCTTTGCATCATTCCTAACATACTCAACATGCACAAGTTATACATCTGACTTGTCTACTGTGATTCCCTATAAATTTCAGGCTCTTTTATaaggttttaaattttaatttcccgGTACAATGACAACCAACTGGAATAGTACCTTTGCCTTTACCCTAACTAAAAATTTCAAGTTATTGTAGCTTTGGTTTCATCTGTTTGTTATCATGGTACATCATCATACCAGTACTGAGCCAGACAAGAAATAGCAAGACTGAGGTAAATACCTTTGTAACCCTTATTTCCATTTATATCGATGGGCCTACTCTTTGCCATTTCTTTGATAATCTCTTGAACAACATATTTATCTTGGAAACCCACATCACTAGGATTCAATTCCACATGGTAATTACTTGAGACTGTCGTCAACTCCACTTCAATTGTCCTTGTACCAGCCTGAATTACAATACATTGTATTAAGAACTAGCATCTATAAATCCATTGTAATAAGAACTGGCATGTATAGCAATATTTAACAAATCCATCTTTTCCTGGTCCCGAAAAGGACAGTTTTTGAAATCAATAAATTATATTACATCATGCACATTGATACTCCATTAAAAACATTAATATACAAATCTGCAATACTATAATTAATCGACCTTAGTTATGTGATTGTTTCATGTCCAACAAGAACGAACACATGCTTATAGACGCATCAGAATCACTTACACACAAAAATAAAACAAGTTGCAATGAAAAATCCACAATCCTTTTGGAATTTAGAAATACCATATACAAGCCTGGACCCATGCCTTACAGTCCAAGCCCCTCACAAAGAGGGGAACCATGGCCTCCTCTAAAACCCAGCCTTCCCAGAATTTCACATCTGCAATTTATAAAGACACCCCTGCCATTTGCAGAGAGAATATTCTGTTTTATGCAGCAGCATGCCCAGATTGCGCAATCCTTCCTCTCCAAAAAGGAGAATGGCTGGTACATGAGATTAGAAAACCCTCTGAAGGTTCAATTTTCTATTAATGAAATTATCCAGAAGTTGCCACTTCTCAAAGAATTGCCTTTAATTTACAGATTTGTGGATTGTATCCTGGATAAATGAAAACTGGAAATATTCTAGATTAATAATTATTATGGTGATGGATAAGGGATCTTTTGTTGCGGTCTTCAGCTCCAAGCAAGAAAATGATCAGGCTTTCCAAGGGAGAACCTTGGTTCATAAGAAAGTGAGGCCAATGATCTTCAGCATTCAAATCTACAAAATTACAAATGATCTTGCAATCATCTCTCCCATTTGAGTTAGGCTTCACCTTCTTCCAAGTCAGTACTGACACGAATTTGTGATGTATTAGATAGGAAATATAATAGGTGACTATACTACACTAGTATGCATCACCTTTGATCTAGAGTAAATTCTTCCCAATAAGATTCTGTAGATACAGAATGGGTGAAATGGGAACAGCCTATTAACTACAAGAATAATCCTTCAGGTATCAGATATATCATGATCATGGATATCTTGCTAGAATATGCCCCACCTTTCCACTACAAGAAGAATATGAGGAAGACCGGGCAAGAAAATATGATCACAGGGAAACAAGACTAAGAAAACCAACACAAAACGTTTCCCAAATACCTCTCCTGCATATATCACATTGAACATAGATGACAAATTCCAATGTGCATGAAAGATTGAAGTTGTAGAGGATGTCACAAATCAGTGATTCTAACCCCATCTAGGCTCTAAATCAGCCATTCTCATTGAATATTGAAGGCTTTTGGGAGGTCTAGGAAGCTCCTAATGTACCTCACTCCTCTGATCTAAAAGATACAAACAATTTAtaccaaaagaaaaggaaaaatgacCAACTGTTGATAAGGAATGGTAAATATTTTATGGGGTTCAATTTCATAGCCAATGACCAAATCTAAAACCACTACAGCAAGCCAAAAGCAGCTGAGACAATGTGCAACAAACCTTTAGAATACCCACTTAAGTCAAAAAGAGAAAAAGACCAGAAAAAAATAGCACGGATCTATGTGATAGTCATAGTTTCATGCATTGTTAACCCTGGATATATTACTGAAGACCTTAAAAAAATTAGAAGAGTAAACCATAGGAACCTCACATGAAACCATGTCTTTTTAACACATGGTCCATGGAATATCAGAATGCTCAATGTGCCCAGGCAAGACCCATAAATAGGGTTTATTTCAGATGGTAGTTTTCTTTATAAAAGATAATTGTATTAATGAAGTACAAAAACATCAGCATACAAGAGAGGAAAACCCCTGAGAAAGGACAAGAATGAGAGAGCTACATCCAAGAAAAGAATGGACAAGGAAGGGACTAAAGTAACAGTTACAATCCTAATAAAAAGATTGCTGCTGTCCTGTCCCCTTTTCAAAACTAAAGGAATTAATTCAGGATTTGTCGCCTATTCTTTATTTCCCATAGGATAAGGGATAAATTAAGGGAAATTATCATTATAATATTTTAAGTTGGACCCTATCACTTTATTTTGAAAAAACCAAATTAAAAACTATTATAAGGCCTATTTCATATTTAAAAAGTGTTATTAACAATTAATTCAATATGTAATTCAACAGGTGTTTttatgttgtgaaatatggatcgaagaataatgacagcgattctggaagactgattgctgtgagttattgatcgtctccatcattgaatccggtttaaatacaagaggaaaggttgcctacgtagggacatgcccctacggaggcaaccgttcataacaattagtttgtttatgtttaatttccgaactgtatgctctgttaatatatcactctccagataataaccgatttaccatcagttagattcacgagggctatatcttaacactccctcttagcaggagtggatctaagtaattttcttgggagcatattctgtcgtgacttccgacacaattcgggacaacatttaatatagtcttgtcatgacaataaactcaatatcatgatatccggctcagtccgggacaatcacttaagaagtcaatcatgagatgatcacatactttaggatcaagatatccggcacagtctgggacaacaacttaatgtagtcaatcttgacacttggtcaactattgtcaagatcgtcaccttgaaatagtaaacttaaacataagaagatcgtcatcttcttgaacacagttagaatattgcaatatacagtttatttatttattcatgaacaaattacacatggtaggaatttcatcctaataatctcaattataatctagtcataccaagtttacttctgaagtattctatcttcaatcttgcaagtggcttggtgaagatatcagcattttgttcttcagtactgatgtacactagttttatgacgtttcaatctaccatatctcttatgtagtgataagggatctcaatatgtttggatcgattgtgaaaaaatggatttactgagagcttggtacagctctgattatcacagtgaattattgttgaattcagagtttttccaaataatccaaataataactttcttagccataccgcttcacgagctcccatggaggctgccatatattctgcttcggtggagctttgtgcaactgctgactgttttctgctgaaccaagatatcatagcagaaccaagactgaagcaacaccctgtagtacttttacggtcagtggtacttctggcccaatcagaatcaaaatatccttcaagttgaatctcaacattttcatactttaagccaagtccgattgtgcctcgtaaatatcttagaatgtgtttagcagccattagatgtatcttcttaggttcacacatgaagtgacttaatacatttgtagcatagcagatatcaggacgagtatttaccaaatacatgagtgaaccgacgatttgtctgtagagtgtgggatctgtaggttctgaaccTTCTGCTtcaattttcagcttgtgcaaattagtttccattggtgtagctaatggcttacactccatcatcccaaatctagttagaatatctgtagtgtactttccttgatttaggaagatgtagtttttcttctgccatacttctaaccccagaaaataatgtagaagccctagatccttcatatcgaattctgctgccagatcttgcttacatttctcaatgagattatcctctcctgttatcaaaagatcatccacgtaaaggaccaatataatcatattgccatttgaaaccttgaagtagatgttgggatctgctaggttcttggagtaccctagtttggagagatagttgtctatccttgcataccaggccctaggtgcttgttttaacccatggagagctttctttagtttacaaacatagcaatttttatcatgtatggtgaatccttctagttgttctatatatactttttcttcaattgaaccatttaggaaggcagtctttacgtccatttggtgaattttccatcctttggatgctacaattgcaatgattgttcttactgacgtataccgggcaactggggcaaatgtctcttcataatcaattcctgctttctgagagaatcccctggccacaaagcgagctttatgtttttcaatgctgccatcagatgcatatttgatcttgaataaccacttggatgagacaactgatttgtcttttggtctaggcactatatcccaaacaccattctttagtatagattgatattcttcaaccatagcatctttccaagcatgttttgataaggcttctctgacatttgttggttcagaatttgtgagttcggttagaagtgcagcataacattttagagttcttgttctcttattttctttggaaatttcatttggttctacattattctcttcaatcattttccttgcccatagaggtcttttcttgttattgagtgtttcaatattttcatcaacaagaggttcagaagcttttatgatgtcctccctctcaaTGTCTGAAGGTTCgaaattttctatgatattctccctctcaatctcaattatgtgatcttcttcttctttagtaatgttatcatcctcaggttctttgagtgcagtcttttcttcaaactttacatctctacttatctcaacagattttttccctggaatgtaaatgcgatatcctttagtattttcactatagccaatgaagatacctctttttccggatggttctagttttgtcctcttttctttaggaacatggatATATACGAgacagccaaatatccttaaatgacttaagtctggtttgttccctgtaaaagcttcttcaggagttatgttttctagaactgagtgcggacatctgttttgaatgtagactgttgtatttgaagcttctgcccagaatgaagtgtgtaagttttggtcatgcatcatggcttttgctgcttcaattatggttctgttctttctttctgctactccattcttttgtggattatatggtacagtatactccctcttaatcccaacagaattacaaaagtctttgaagttgtcagatgtatattctcccccattgtcggatcttaacaccttaattttcttccctgactagttttctactagtgccttgaattctttgaacttagatagtacttcatttgagtctttgcact encodes:
- the LOC131070913 gene encoding replication factor C subunit 3 isoform X2; its protein translation is MLWVDKYRPRSLDKIIVHREIADNLKNLVSEHDCPHLLFYGPPGAGKKTLIIALLKQIFGPGAEKVKVENRPWKIERCFSKGKVYIQLISYPCLHQMAGTRTIEVELTTVSSNYHVELNPSDVGFQDKYVVQEIIKEMAKSRPIDINGNKGYKVLVLNEVDKLSKEAQHSLRRTMELYSGVCRIILCCNSASKVIEAVRSRCLNVRINAPSKELIIEVLEYIAKKEGLQLPIGFAGRIAIQSERNLRRAILCFETCRVQQYPFTDNQPVQPMDWEQYISEIASDIVNEQSPKRLFMVRGKIYDLLVNCIPPEVVLKRLVFELMKKLDSELKHEVCHWAAYYEHRMHLGQKAIFHIEGFVFAVVFGF
- the LOC131070913 gene encoding replication factor C subunit 3 isoform X1, which translates into the protein MLWVDKYRPRSLDKIIVHREIADNLKNLVSEHDCPHLLFYGPPGAGKKTLIIALLKQIFGPGAEKVKVENRPWKIERCFSKGKVYIQLISYPCLHQMAGTRTIEVELTTVSSNYHVELNPSDVGFQDKYVVQEIIKEMAKSRPIDINGNKGYKVLVLNEVDKLSKEAQHSLRRTMELYSGVCRIILCCNSASKVIEAVRSRCLNVRINAPSKELIIEVLEYIAKKEGLQLPIGFAGRIAIQSERNLRRAILCFETCRVQQYPFTDNQPVQPMDWEQYISEIASDIVNEQSPKRLFMVRGKIYDLLVNCIPPEVVLKRLVFELMKKLDSELKHEVCHWAAYYEHRMHLGQKAIFHIEAFIAKFMSIYKKFLIATFG
- the LOC131070913 gene encoding replication factor C subunit 3 isoform X3 produces the protein MLWVDKYRPRSLDKIIVHREIADNLKNLVSEHDCPHLLFYGPPGAGKKTLIIALLKQIFGPGAEKVKVENRPWKIEAGTRTIEVELTTVSSNYHVELNPSDVGFQDKYVVQEIIKEMAKSRPIDINGNKGYKVLVLNEVDKLSKEAQHSLRRTMELYSGVCRIILCCNSASKVIEAVRSRCLNVRINAPSKELIIEVLEYIAKKEGLQLPIGFAGRIAIQSERNLRRAILCFETCRVQQYPFTDNQPVQPMDWEQYISEIASDIVNEQSPKRLFMVRGKIYDLLVNCIPPEVVLKRLVFELMKKLDSELKHEVCHWAAYYEHRMHLGQKAIFHIEAFIAKFMSIYKKFLIATFG